One genomic segment of Flavobacteriaceae bacterium includes these proteins:
- a CDS encoding site-specific DNA-methyltransferase — translation MRRNGTETSSFGANGRINHNSEKFYDSKLYKELDNKKVIDKTINEYSKELENRIIFGTAENMSSIPNNSLHLMITSPPYNVSKEYDEDLSLKEYLQMLKNVFEETYRVLVNGGRACVNVANLGRKPYIPLSDYISKMMIEIGFNMRGEIIWNKAASASPSTAWGSWMSASNPTLRDIHEYILVFSKGDYKRDRKKTEKEYRENTIARDDFMKWTKSIWTFNAESARRIGHPAPFPIDLPYRLIQLYSFTNDIILDPFMGSGTTAIAALKSNRKYVGFDTNQEYVHLAEKRILPYKNILQLK, via the coding sequence ATGAGAAGAAACGGAACAGAGACAAGTTCTTTTGGAGCTAATGGAAGAATTAACCATAATTCTGAAAAGTTTTATGATTCTAAGTTATACAAAGAGTTAGATAACAAAAAAGTCATTGATAAAACCATTAATGAATATTCCAAAGAATTAGAGAACAGGATTATTTTTGGAACAGCAGAAAATATGTCTTCGATTCCAAATAATTCATTGCACTTGATGATTACTTCTCCACCTTACAATGTTTCAAAAGAATATGATGAAGACTTATCATTAAAAGAGTATCTCCAAATGTTAAAGAATGTGTTTGAAGAAACGTACAGAGTTCTGGTAAATGGTGGTCGTGCTTGTGTAAATGTCGCTAATCTTGGAAGGAAGCCTTACATTCCTCTGTCTGATTATATATCAAAAATGATGATTGAAATAGGGTTTAATATGCGTGGTGAGATTATTTGGAACAAGGCAGCAAGTGCAAGTCCTTCAACAGCTTGGGGGAGTTGGATGTCAGCTTCTAATCCTACGTTACGAGATATTCACGAATATATTTTAGTCTTTTCAAAGGGAGATTATAAAAGAGATAGAAAAAAGACAGAAAAAGAGTACAGAGAAAATACTATTGCACGAGATGACTTTATGAAGTGGACAAAATCAATTTGGACATTTAACGCTGAATCTGCAAGACGAATAGGACATCCAGCCCCATTCCCAATAGATTTACCATATAGATTGATTCAATTATATTCATTTACGAACGATATAATATTAGATCCTTTTATGGGAAGTGGAACTACTGCGATAGCAGCATTAAAAAGCAATAGAAAATATGTAGGATTTGACACAAACCAAGAGTATGTACATTTGGCAGAAAAAAGGATTCTACCATATAAGAATATATTACAACTTAAATAA
- a CDS encoding helix-turn-helix domain-containing protein: protein MGNSINVKELISKRYGKEGSKEREEFRENAFSYYFGEIIKNRRKELQMSQENLAKKIGKKRPYISRIENGEDIRLSNFTLLANALGLSIQLTVE from the coding sequence ATGGGAAATTCAATAAATGTAAAAGAACTAATTTCCAAACGATACGGAAAAGAGGGTTCTAAAGAGCGTGAAGAATTTAGAGAAAATGCGTTTTCCTATTATTTTGGAGAAATCATTAAAAATCGAAGAAAGGAATTACAAATGAGTCAAGAGAATTTGGCAAAAAAAATAGGGAAAAAAAGACCCTATATTTCTCGAATTGAAAACGGAGAAGATATTAGATTGTCGAATTTTACTCTGCTTGCGAATGCTTTGGGGTTATCGATTCAATTAACGGTCGAATAA
- a CDS encoding ADP-heptose--LPS heptosyltransferase RfaF has translation MGDVAMTVPVLRALVNQHPNIKITFVSKPFLAPLFDTIPNVTFYDAEVKNRHKGILGLFRLYKELKLLDITYIADLHDVLRSKILRTYFKLSGYKIAVINKGRAEKKALTRTVNKVFKPLKTSHQRYADVFEKLGFSVDLSNVIPIPKPELSQNILTITGKKNRKWIGIAPFAAFNSKKYPLKLMEDVIFSLTYKEVDIFLFGGGEKEIAILNGWERNYQNTKNIAGTLSLRDELMLIAHLDIMVSMDSGNAHFSATQDVKTITIWGVTHPFAGFAPFNQPKEYAILPDLKKYPNIPCSVYGNKVCKGYENVMESIQPSEIVSKIEMILNH, from the coding sequence ATGGGAGATGTTGCCATGACAGTACCTGTGTTAAGAGCACTTGTGAATCAACATCCGAATATAAAAATTACATTTGTTTCCAAGCCTTTTTTAGCTCCCTTGTTTGATACTATTCCAAATGTAACCTTTTATGATGCTGAGGTAAAGAACAGACATAAAGGCATTCTTGGATTATTTAGATTATACAAAGAATTAAAATTGCTTGATATAACATATATTGCTGATTTACACGATGTTTTAAGATCAAAAATTCTAAGAACTTATTTTAAGTTATCAGGATATAAAATAGCCGTTATTAATAAGGGCAGAGCAGAAAAAAAAGCATTAACAAGAACGGTTAATAAAGTTTTTAAACCATTAAAAACATCACATCAACGATATGCAGATGTTTTTGAAAAGTTAGGTTTTAGCGTAGACCTTTCGAATGTGATTCCCATACCAAAGCCCGAGTTATCTCAAAATATTCTCACTATTACCGGTAAGAAAAATAGAAAGTGGATTGGTATTGCTCCTTTTGCTGCTTTTAATAGCAAGAAATATCCTTTAAAATTAATGGAAGACGTTATTTTTTCATTGACATACAAAGAAGTTGATATTTTTCTTTTTGGAGGAGGAGAGAAAGAAATAGCTATTTTAAATGGTTGGGAAAGAAATTATCAAAATACTAAAAATATAGCCGGCACATTATCATTAAGAGATGAGCTTATGCTTATTGCTCATTTGGATATTATGGTTTCTATGGATTCCGGAAATGCACATTTTTCTGCAACGCAGGATGTAAAAACAATCACTATATGGGGTGTTACGCATCCTTTTGCCGGATTTGCTCCCTTTAACCAGCCCAAAGAATATGCTATCCTGCCTGATTTAAAAAAATATCCCAATATTCCGTGTTCTGTTTATGGAAATAAGGTCTGCAAAGGCTATGAAAATGTCATGGAATCTATACAACCTTCAGAAATTGTTTCAAAAATTGAGATGATTTTAAACCATTAA
- a CDS encoding AAA family ATPase encodes MYQNPELELALQFVEKTDRNLFITGKAGTGKTTFLHKIKNESLKRMVVVAPTGVAAINAKGMTIHSFFQIPFGPVLPNQIRSSSTAQRKFSKTKIDIIKSLDLVIIDEISMVRADLLDGIDQVLRRYKDRDKVFGGVQVLMIGDLQQLAPVVNTSEWDLLKQYYETMYFFSSKAFQEAKAISIEFKHIYRQENKAFISILNEVRNNILSEKSIQILNERYNPAFKPLKNEGYITLTTHNKRADLINSSELEKLAKKSFFFNATITGKFSENAYPNSEHLELKVGAQVMFIKNDSAPEKRYFNGKIGVVTALNNDSVTVRCPNDESEIETGYEIWEHINYSINDETKEIKEEIAGSFSQIPLRLAWAITIHKSQGLTFEKVIIDAEASFAHGQTYVALSRCTSLEGIVLKTPIHNKAVINDTTVAAFTKSMTENIPDEAILNSSEKSYQLHLIAEIFDYRKFLYPISRLVDIFYKNRTSLQGAIIAQLLIIKDNGVIALMKVANSFKIQLQKLSDGAILAENSPEIQDRFGKAVIYFTSQTEAYIKKPLEEITFSSDNKAVKKDFKKQFEILQEMLSVKLYILKKLAKGFHVGEYLKVKADAVLEDIPVSKKKKLPPTREPVLAIQLRELRNDIARAENIPHFQVFTQQTLYDLCDVLPRTSRQLLKIKGMGKIRIEKYGDEILETIENYCLENDIQPKNEPKKEVEKSTKQISFELFKEGFSVEEIAKKRGLVAGTIEGHLSAFIHIGAINILELIPEKRYKKLKKEILKAEVKSLSELKEKISDTYSYSEIKMALLAIEFDK; translated from the coding sequence ATGTATCAAAATCCTGAACTTGAGCTTGCACTGCAATTTGTTGAAAAAACAGATAGAAATCTCTTTATTACGGGAAAGGCCGGGACAGGAAAAACAACCTTCCTTCATAAAATAAAAAATGAGTCATTAAAAAGAATGGTAGTGGTAGCTCCGACAGGGGTAGCGGCAATCAATGCCAAAGGGATGACTATTCATTCTTTTTTCCAAATTCCTTTTGGGCCTGTTTTACCCAATCAAATTCGAAGCTCATCCACTGCTCAAAGAAAATTCAGCAAAACAAAGATCGATATTATCAAGTCATTGGATTTAGTGATTATTGACGAAATTAGTATGGTACGGGCAGATTTGCTAGACGGAATCGATCAGGTTTTACGCAGATACAAAGATCGGGATAAGGTATTTGGCGGCGTGCAAGTTTTAATGATTGGAGACTTACAACAATTGGCACCTGTTGTGAATACAAGTGAATGGGATTTACTAAAACAATATTATGAAACCATGTATTTTTTTAGTAGCAAAGCATTTCAGGAAGCCAAAGCAATTAGTATAGAATTTAAACATATCTACAGGCAAGAGAACAAAGCGTTCATTTCCATTTTAAATGAAGTGAGAAATAATATACTGAGTGAAAAATCGATACAAATATTAAATGAGAGATATAATCCCGCTTTTAAGCCCTTAAAAAATGAAGGGTATATAACCCTGACGACACATAACAAAAGAGCTGATTTAATAAACAGCTCTGAACTGGAAAAGTTAGCTAAAAAAAGCTTCTTTTTTAATGCAACCATTACCGGTAAGTTTTCTGAAAACGCATATCCCAATAGTGAGCATTTGGAATTAAAAGTAGGAGCACAAGTGATGTTTATTAAAAATGACAGTGCTCCCGAAAAAAGATATTTTAATGGAAAAATAGGAGTTGTTACCGCTTTAAATAACGATAGTGTTACCGTAAGATGCCCGAATGATGAATCCGAGATTGAAACCGGTTATGAAATTTGGGAGCATATCAACTATTCAATAAACGATGAAACAAAAGAAATAAAAGAAGAAATTGCCGGCTCATTTTCTCAAATTCCGCTGCGTTTGGCCTGGGCAATTACCATTCATAAAAGCCAGGGATTGACCTTTGAAAAGGTGATCATAGACGCAGAAGCTTCTTTTGCTCACGGGCAAACATATGTTGCCTTAAGCAGGTGTACTTCTTTGGAAGGAATTGTTCTAAAAACTCCAATTCATAACAAAGCCGTTATTAATGATACGACGGTAGCTGCTTTTACAAAAAGCATGACTGAAAATATTCCTGATGAAGCTATATTGAACAGCTCTGAAAAAAGCTATCAACTCCATTTAATTGCGGAAATTTTTGATTACCGGAAATTTTTATACCCAATAAGTCGTCTAGTGGATATTTTTTACAAAAACAGAACCAGTTTACAAGGTGCTATTATTGCTCAATTGCTAATTATAAAAGACAATGGGGTTATAGCTTTGATGAAAGTTGCTAACAGTTTCAAAATTCAACTTCAAAAATTATCTGACGGGGCTATTTTAGCCGAAAACAGTCCTGAAATTCAGGATAGGTTCGGAAAAGCAGTTATTTACTTTACAAGTCAGACAGAAGCATATATTAAAAAACCATTGGAAGAGATTACTTTTTCTTCTGATAATAAAGCGGTTAAAAAAGATTTCAAAAAGCAGTTTGAAATACTACAAGAAATGCTTTCCGTAAAATTATACATATTAAAAAAACTCGCAAAAGGCTTTCATGTTGGGGAATATTTAAAAGTGAAAGCAGATGCCGTTTTAGAAGATATTCCTGTTTCTAAAAAGAAAAAGCTGCCGCCTACAAGAGAACCTGTTTTAGCAATCCAATTACGCGAGTTGCGTAATGACATTGCCCGGGCAGAAAACATTCCTCATTTTCAGGTTTTTACTCAGCAAACATTGTATGATTTATGTGATGTTTTGCCAAGAACATCAAGACAACTCTTAAAAATAAAGGGAATGGGTAAGATCAGAATTGAAAAATACGGGGATGAAATTTTAGAAACCATTGAAAATTATTGTTTGGAAAATGATATTCAACCCAAAAACGAACCAAAAAAAGAAGTTGAAAAATCAACCAAACAGATTTCTTTTGAGTTGTTTAAGGAAGGTTTTTCAGTGGAAGAGATTGCTAAAAAAAGAGGTTTGGTTGCAGGCACTATTGAAGGCCATTTGTCTGCCTTTATTCATATAGGTGCCATCAATATATTGGAATTAATTCCGGAAAAGCGATATAAAAAATTAAAAAAAGAAATCTTAAAAGCAGAGGTTAAAAGCTTGTCTGAATTGAAAGAAAAAATAAGTGATACCTATTCCTATTCGGAAATAAAAATGGCTTTATTGGCCATTGAATTTGATAAATAG
- the trmB gene encoding tRNA (guanosine(46)-N7)-methyltransferase TrmB yields MGSKNKLKRFRENETFTNVIQPARKEVLTHFSYKGKWHSFFKNTHPIVIELGCGKGEYTIALARKNPGKNFIGIDIKGARFWRGAKTALENKLHNVAFVRTQIELIDLIFGKGEVDEIWITFPDPQIKYKRTKHRMTHTGFLKKYHYILNENGTINLKTDSEFIHGYTLGLLHGEKHEVLHANHDVYKNFSSPEEVTNIQTFYEKQYLEKGKPITYIKFKLNY; encoded by the coding sequence TTGGGAAGTAAAAACAAGTTAAAACGTTTCAGAGAAAATGAAACGTTTACCAATGTCATTCAACCTGCGAGAAAAGAGGTTCTGACTCATTTTTCTTATAAAGGCAAATGGCATTCTTTTTTTAAGAATACACATCCGATTGTTATAGAGTTGGGCTGCGGTAAAGGAGAGTATACCATTGCACTGGCCCGTAAAAATCCCGGCAAAAACTTTATCGGCATAGACATTAAAGGAGCGCGTTTTTGGAGAGGAGCAAAAACTGCTCTGGAAAATAAGCTACATAATGTTGCTTTTGTAAGAACTCAAATAGAATTAATAGACTTGATTTTTGGAAAAGGCGAAGTTGATGAAATCTGGATTACTTTTCCCGACCCTCAAATAAAATATAAACGCACAAAGCACAGGATGACCCATACCGGATTTCTAAAAAAATACCATTATATTTTAAATGAAAACGGAACTATAAATCTAAAAACAGACAGCGAATTTATACATGGGTATACTTTGGGTTTATTACACGGTGAAAAGCATGAAGTTTTGCATGCAAATCACGATGTATATAAAAATTTCTCCTCTCCGGAAGAAGTAACAAATATCCAGACCTTTTATGAAAAACAATACTTGGAAAAAGGAAAGCCGATTACCTATATTAAGTTTAAACTTAATTATTAA